A section of the Oscarella lobularis chromosome 15, ooOscLobu1.1, whole genome shotgun sequence genome encodes:
- the LOC136196049 gene encoding ubiquitin carboxyl-terminal hydrolase 8-like, whose product MAVVKPLYLGKTMEDLNRLSNADTKKTTNPRILASSAVKLYEGAARNVASGDEEKGYILYMRCMSLFQTIRKSALYAKEKKSIEVVLEKVNVMIALGEAERLSKSLAKRYQALRTDRSDGDGARDDKDEPRARPDGSASVATSSSEVYQKLKIGRDTLIQPKIATEDISNGHLVTRKEAPIIVSCEELYHLMKCNAKLLIFDTRSEEEFAGSRIRFDSIVHVPEHLLVSGISAGVILKNIKKEYCELWYSRRDFDHVILMDRNTTAKLFDANPSLPVTNLKNAIYKFDSRAELQLEPKLLDGGFKSWLFHYPTYCTNPNPPKIKNKPKSSSSKIDLFDYPSLPGDEKEPPKPKPPIEPKKEPSPPPPPPTPTPPEPKPTPQIPSRLSKPAQLSQASRIPQGNVPASNGLPDNASLPQPTIRAQTPTIPPAPPAPATVPAPAPATVPAPAPATVPAPAPATVPAPAPASAPAPSNPIVPPQRPPPQPTIQPPAPTLPTPPRAPVVSAPNGPNVNGGSSFVVAAAAAKTFPAPNNGTPLRPTVPPPDAKSKPSQTFPAASSNRTPTQSTVPSPGVNLIPSQAIKTSTMPSVSKGTPPAPVHSTPPAPAPSTPQNPPAPAHSTPQNPQERAVATNFSVAARSAKTVLPQNLMPASKPSSASGAEPSSASNVSRSIPQAPKPPALPNSTPATAPAPKPASQKPSQTKKETPDAKPAPQTSPKSPVTPPSIKSDPETPAETETPPVTASSSIRPSQNPQQTSTSSSPTSGAPSAAPARPSQPKPIAPKSESSDSRASTFVSSRPPVFSNPESAHFRAAPTSPPPSYLPRGWEKCHDSLTNRFYYKDHNTMTTYWTLPKSVVEAMMTKPRPSVDRSDKPRQAIPTVNRENKPIAIAKPSRNLAPVYGNVGYCLTGLKNMGNTCFMSSILQCLNNTTPLARRFLGGEYRRFINKTNPLGSGGCIAEEFAEVCKALWSGQFKSITPRDFKLAMSRFAPQFSGYDQQDSQELLAFLLDGLHEDLNAVRDKPYIEEEDNSDMTDEQAARISWENHLRRNQSIIVDLFQGQFKSTVACSYCGKKSVTFEAFMYLSLPLKASRKNCSLAECLELFTAAEEVSGEDKWLCSNCKKYRKARKKLDIWKLPPILLIHLKRFSYKGLWRQKLETMVDFPVSGLDMRNYIEGPETQSPYNLYGVSNHYGTMTGGHYTAFCKNSYSTKWHSFDDHIVKEASVGSVKSRAAYILFYTSCNFQPPRLTRTA is encoded by the exons ATGGCCGTAGTCAAACCGTTATATCTCGGCAAAACGATGGAAGACTTGAATCGGCTGTCGAACGCCGACACGAAAAAGACCACGAATCCCCGAAT TCTCGCCTCATCCGCCGTGAAACTCTACGAAGGAGCGgcgcgaaacgtcgcctcgggcgacgaagagaaaggcTACATACTCTACATGCGCTGCATGTCTCTATTTCAAACGATTCGCAAGTCGGCTCTCTACGCGAAGGAAAAG AAATCGATCGAAGTCGTTTTGGAGAAAGTGAACGTGATGATCGCACTCGGAGAAGCGGAACGACTCTCCAAGAGTCTCGCGAAACG GTACCAAGCGCTCAGAACGGATCGttcggacggcgacggagcgCGAGACGACAA GGATGAGCCGAGAGCTCGTCCCGACGGATCGGCTTcggtggcgacgtcgtcgtcggaagtGTATCAGAAATTAAAG ATTGGTCGTGATACGTTGATTCAGCCAAAGATTGCGACAGAGGACATTTCGAATGGACATCTAGTGACGAGAAAAG AGGCTCCTATAATTGTTAGCTGCGAAGAGCTATATCATCTAATGAAATGCAATGCAAAG ttattgatttttgacacGCGCTCTGAAGAGGAATTCGCCGGATCTCGCATTCGTTTCGATTCTATCGTTCACGTTCCAGAACACCTATTAGTTTCCGG GATATCTGCGGGCGTCATTCTTAAGAACATCAAAAAGGAATATTGCGAGTTGTGGTACTCGCGTCGTGACTTTGATCACGTCATTCTGATGGATCGCAATACAACGGCAAAACTCTTCGACGCCAATCCCAGTCTCCCAGTGACAAATCTTAAGAATGCTATATACAAG TTTGATAGCCGAGCTGAGTTACAGTTGGAGCCAAAACTTCTGGACGGTGGATTCAAAAGCTGGCTCTTTCATTATCCAACCTATTGCACTAATCCGAATCCTCCTAAG atcaAAAACAAGCCgaaatcttcgtcgtctaaAATCGATTTATTCGACTATCCTTCTCTTCCTGGAGACGAGAAAGAGCCGCCGAAGCCGAAACCGCCTATTGAGCCGAAGAAAGAGCcttcgccgcctccgccgccgccgacgccgacgccacCGGAGCCCAAACCGACGCCCCAGATCCCATCTCGTCTCTCCAAACCAGCTCAACTCTCACAGGCGTCTAGAATACCTCAAGGAAACGTCCCAGCGTCCAATGGACTTCCAGATAACGCGTCTCTTCCCCAACCCACGATTCGCGCGCAAACGCCTACTATACCTCCCGCTCCGCCTGCTCCAGCGACTGTCCCAGCGCCTGCTCCAGCGACTGTCCCAGCGCCTGCTCCAGCGACTGTCCCAGCGCCTGCTCCAGCGACTGTCCCAGCGCCTGCTCCAGCGTCTGCCCCAGCGCCATCCAATCCGATTGTGCCACCGCAGCGGCCTCCTCCACAACCGACGATCCAACCACCAGCGCCGACGCTTCCGACGCCGCCACGCGCTCCGGTCGTCTCAGCGCCGAATGGACCGAATGTCAACGGGGGGtcctccttcgtcgtcgccgccgccgccgccaaaaCGTTTCCTGCTCCGAACAACGGAACTCCGTTGCGGCCGACCGTTCCGCCGCCCGACGCCAAATCCAAACCCTCGCAAACGTTTCCTGCCGCTTCAAGCAACCGAACGCCAACGCAATCGACAGTGCCGTCGCCCGGCGTCAACCTCATTCCGTCGCAAGCGATAAAAACGTCAACTATGCCGTCTGTGAGTAAAGGGACGCCACCGGCTCCGGTGCATTCCACCCCACCGGCTCCGGCGCCCTCTACCCCGCAAAATCCACCAGCTCCGGCGCATTCTACTCCTCAAAATCCACAGGAAAGAGCTGTAGCAACGAATTTTTCCGTCGCAGCGCGTTCAGCGAAGACTGTACTACCTCAGAATTTGATGCCAGCGTCAAAGCCTTCCTCTGCGAGCGGCGCAGAGCCTTCGTCGGCGTCTAATGTCTCCAGGTCGATTCCTCAGGCTCCCAAGCCTCCGGCTCTGCCGaattcgacgccggcgacggcaccTGCACCAAAGCCGGCTTCGCAGAAACCGTCACAAACGAAGAAGGAGACTCCAGACGCGAAACCAGCTCCACAGACGTCACCCAAGTCCCCCGTTACTCCTCCATCGATTAAGAGCGATCCTGAAACGCCAGCGGAGACGGAGACCCCACCGGTGACGGCGTCTTCCTCGATTCGTCCTTCACAGAATCCACagcagacgtcgacgtcgtcgtcgccaacgaGCGGCGCGCCGTCCGCAGCTCCGGCACGCCCGTCGCAGCCCAAGCCGATTGCTCCGaaaagcgaatcgtcggaTTCGCGCGCTTCcacgttcgtctcgtcgcgtcCGCCCGTCTTTTCGAATCCCGAGTCGGCGCATTTTCGTgcggcgccgacgtctcCGCCGCCTTCCTATCTGCCGCGCGGCTGGGAAAAGTGTCACGATAGCCTAACGAATCGATTCTACTACAAGGATCATAATACCATGACGACATACTGGACGCTGCCGAAATCTGTCGTTGAagcgatgatgacgaagcCGCGTCCGTCGGTCGATCGATCGGATAAACCGAGACAGGCAATACCGACGGTGAATCGAGAGAATAAACCAATAGCGATAGCGAAGCCGTCACGTAATTTAGCGCCGGTGTACGGAAACGTG GGTTATTGTCTTACTGGGCTCAAGAACATGGGCAACACGTGTTTCATGAGTTCGATTCTCCAATGTTTGAACAATAcgacgccgctcgcgcgACGTTTTCTCGGCGGCGAGTATCGTCGCTTCATCAACAAGACGAATCCGCTCGGCTCGGGCGGATGCATAGCGGAGGAATTCGCCGAAGTGTGCAAGGCCCTGTGGAGCGGCCAATTCAAATCAATCACACCGAGAGACTTCAAA ttggCCATGAGTCGTTTTGCGCCGCAATTTTCCGGCTACGACCAGCAGGATTCGCAGGAGTTGCTCGCCTTTTTGTTGGACGGTTTGCACGAGGATTTGAACGCCGTGCGAGACAAGCCGTACATCGAGGAAGAGGACAATAGCGACATGACCGACGAGCAAGCGGCGCGGATATCGTGGGAGAATCATCTGAGACGAAATCAGTCTATAATCGTCGATCTTTTTCAG GGTCAGTTTAAGAGCACGGTAGCGTGTTCGTATTGCGGAAAGAAGTCGGTCACTTTTGAGGCTTTTATGTACTTGTCCCTACCGTTGAAGGCGAGTCGAAAAAATTGCTCGTTGGCCGAGTGCTTGGAGCTGTTCACCGCCGCGGAAGAAGTGAGCGGCGAGGACAAGTG GTTGTGTTCGAATTGCAAGAAGTATagaaaggcgagaaagaaattggaCATTTGGAAATTGCCTCCGATACTTTTGATTCATTTGAAAAG ATTTTCTTATAAAGGACTTTGGCGTCAGAAATTAGAAACGATGGTCGATTTTCCCGTTTCGGGTCTGGATATGAGAAATTACATCGAAGGCCCCGAAACTCAATCTCCTTACAATCTCTATGGAGTATCG AATCACTATGGCACCATGACAGGAGGCCACT ACACGGCCTTCTGCAAGAATTCCTACTCGACGAAGTGGCACTCCTTTGATGATCACATTGTCAAGGAAGCAAGCGTGGGCTCAGTGAAA tctCGGGCAGCCTATATTCTATTCTACACGTCATGCAATTTTCAGCCCCCCAGGCTAACAAGAACAGCATAA